The Kordia sp. SMS9 DNA window GATACAAAGTCTGTACAGATTACATAACTTTTATTTCAAAAGTCTATTCATTTAATAGGCTTTTAACGTTACTGAAACTTTATCGCTTTTACAGGTGATATTTTGGTAATGATATAAGAAGGTATTAATAGCATCAATACACACAATACCAAGGTGCCAATATTGAGCGCCAACACTTGCCAAACTTCAATATGTGTTGGAATGATGGAAGTGTGATATTGCTCTGGATTCGGAAACTTTAAAAAGCCAAATGTATGCTGCGCCCAAATAAAGGAAATACCAATAATATTTCCCCAAAGCAATCCTATCCCAATCAAATACGCAGCATTGTACAAAAAGATTTTACGAATGCTCCAATCGCTGCTTCCCAACGATTTTAAAATTCCAATCATGGGCGTTCTATCTAAAATCAGAACTAACAAGGCTGTAATCATATTGATGCCACCAACAATAATAATGATCCCGATGATGAGAAAGATATTTACATCAAACAAAGAAATCCATTCAAAAATAAAAGGAAATTTGCTAATGACGCTTTGCGTGTCTAAGTTATGCGGAATGGCATTGTATACTTCTTCTGTTTTATCTTTGATACTGTTAAAATCATCAATAAAAACCTCAAAATTCCCTACTTCGCCATTTCGCCATTTGTTCATGCGCTGAATGTGACGAATATCGACGATCATCACGTTTTCGTCAAACTTTTGAAAACCCGAATCGTAAATTCCCACAATCTCAAATGTGCGTTCGTTGGGAATTTCGCGCGTATCTTCTTTCAGAAATAACGTTTTAAACGTATCGCCCAACTTCAATTCTAGTCTTCTTGCCATGTAGGCTGACAATAAAACTTCTCTATTTTCACGTTTTTCGGAAACATTTGGAAAGCGACCTTCGGTTAAAAAATCTTCAAAAGCTGTCCAATCGTAATCGTTTCCAACACCTTTTGCCAACACACCTTCAAACGTTTTTTCCGTGCGAATAATTCCTGCTTTTGTCGCTACCGCTTGAATATGTTTAATGCCATCAACCTGCGTAAACGTTGGATAAAAATCTTGTGTTGCCTCCAAAGGCATCAAGGAAACTTCCGAGTTATTATTGTCAAAATTGGAGATTTGAATGTGCCCGTTAAACGCCGCCACTTTTTCTTGGATCGTTTTTTGCAGTCCCATTCCCGTAGCAATCGCCACCATCATCATAATAATGCCAATGGCAATTGCTGCAATGGCAATTTTTATAATCGTCGCCGATACACTACTTTTATACTGTTTTGCCTTAATAATACGTTTGGCAATAAAAAACTCGTAACTCAAATTAAACAATGGTTTATAGATTTTTCAAAAATACATTTTTATTGTTGTTATTAATTGGATTTTTCACAAGATGTGACGCCAAAAAACAACAAACTGTGCAAAATATTGCAGATACTAGTATTTCTTCTCGTGATAAAACCGATAACGCTTCCGCAGATGTGACGCAGAACAATCCTATGGTAGGCGCCAATAAAATCAACGAACTGCTTCCCAAGTTACAAAACAAGCGTGTGGGCATTGTAGCAAATCAGACAAGTGTCGTTTTTACTTCCGACGAAACCTATACACATTTGGTAGATTCGTTGGTAACACTCCATGTGGATGTGAAAACGGTTTTTTCTCCCGAACACGGTTTTCGCGGCAAAGCAGATGCAGGCGAACTTGTCAAAGATGGAAAAGACATCAAAACTGGATTGCCTATTATTTCTCTGTACGGGAAGAATAAAAAACCCTACCCAACACAGCTTGAAAATGTAGATGTTGTCATTTTTGATGTACAAGATGTCGGCGTGCGTTTTTACACGTACATTTCCACACTGCATTATGTGATGGAAGCCTGTGCCGAAGCGAATATTCCTGTAATTGTGCTCGACAGACCAAATCCGAACGGACATTATGTAGACGGACCTATTTTAGAAAAGGAATTCAAGAGTTTTATAGGAATGCACCCAATTCCGATTGTGCACGGCATGACGATTGGCGAATATGCACAAATGATCAATGGTGAACAATGGCTTGCTAATAAGATACAATGTGATTTGACGGTAATTTCGGTAGAAAACTATACGCATCAAACGGAATATAGTTTGCCGATAAAACCATCGCCAAATTTGCCAAATGATCAAGCGATTAATTTATATCCGAGTTTGTGCTTATTTGAAGGAACACCAATTAGTATAGGACGCGGAACGGAAAAACAATTTCAAGTCATTGGAACGCCCGAATACTTTTTGAAGCGACATTTGTACAGTTTTACGCCAAAGCCAAACTTCGGAGCTAAAAACCCGAAACATAACGGAAAAGAATGCAATGGATACAATTTGACGAAAGAACCGCGTTTGTCGGAACTAAAACTAAAATGGTTGTTAGAGTTTTATAAAACACACCAACAATACGCGCCAAAAACGCCATTTTTCAACAAAAACAAGTTCTTTTCCAAGCTTGCCGGAACTAACAAATTACAGCAACAAATTGAAGCAGGCATGTCCGAAGCTGAAATCAAAGCTAGTTGGCAAGAAGGTTTGGAAGCGTTTAAGAAGACAAGAGCTAAGTATTTGATCTATGAGTTGTAGTTAGTTGTTTGTTGTTTGTTGTTTGAAACTATATTTGTCCATTTAAAATTCAGCATTCAACATATATAATTTAAAACGTCAGTTTGAGTAGAAAATCTGTGATTTTCTGTATCGAGAACTACTTTAAAAAACTGAATGAACTTTGAAAAAATCAGCACATCTCGATACTAATTTGCTACACAAATTAACTCGATGTGACGAATCGTAAATTGAAAGAATCCTAATTTAGACAAACACTTTTACATTTAAAATTTAGTATTCAACATGTATCATTTCTAAAACGTCAGTTCGAGTGGTTTTTCGTAATAAAATGAAGAAAAATTGTATCGAGAAGTACTTGGAAGCAGTCTGTTTCATAGCATTTCTCCATACAACGAATCACTTTATTTACTTTGAAATCCAAACGTCACTTCGAGTGAAATCTTGTAAAGATTTAGTATCGAGAAGTACTTAGAAGCAGTCTATTTCATAGCATTTCTCGATACAACGAATCACTTTATTTACTTTGAAATCCAAACGTCACTTCGAGTAAAATCTTGTAAAGATTTTGTATCGAGAAGTACTTGGAAGCAGTCTGTTTCCAAGTACTTCTCGATACAACGAATCACTTTGTTTACTTTGAAATCCAAACGTCACTTCGAGTAAAATCTTGTAAAGAT harbors:
- a CDS encoding ABC transporter permease; amino-acid sequence: MSYEFFIAKRIIKAKQYKSSVSATIIKIAIAAIAIGIIMMMVAIATGMGLQKTIQEKVAAFNGHIQISNFDNNNSEVSLMPLEATQDFYPTFTQVDGIKHIQAVATKAGIIRTEKTFEGVLAKGVGNDYDWTAFEDFLTEGRFPNVSEKRENREVLLSAYMARRLELKLGDTFKTLFLKEDTREIPNERTFEIVGIYDSGFQKFDENVMIVDIRHIQRMNKWRNGEVGNFEVFIDDFNSIKDKTEEVYNAIPHNLDTQSVISKFPFIFEWISLFDVNIFLIIGIIIIVGGINMITALLVLILDRTPMIGILKSLGSSDWSIRKIFLYNAAYLIGIGLLWGNIIGISFIWAQHTFGFLKFPNPEQYHTSIIPTHIEVWQVLALNIGTLVLCVLMLLIPSYIITKISPVKAIKFQ
- a CDS encoding exo-beta-N-acetylmuramidase NamZ domain-containing protein, encoding MVYRFFKNTFLLLLLIGFFTRCDAKKQQTVQNIADTSISSRDKTDNASADVTQNNPMVGANKINELLPKLQNKRVGIVANQTSVVFTSDETYTHLVDSLVTLHVDVKTVFSPEHGFRGKADAGELVKDGKDIKTGLPIISLYGKNKKPYPTQLENVDVVIFDVQDVGVRFYTYISTLHYVMEACAEANIPVIVLDRPNPNGHYVDGPILEKEFKSFIGMHPIPIVHGMTIGEYAQMINGEQWLANKIQCDLTVISVENYTHQTEYSLPIKPSPNLPNDQAINLYPSLCLFEGTPISIGRGTEKQFQVIGTPEYFLKRHLYSFTPKPNFGAKNPKHNGKECNGYNLTKEPRLSELKLKWLLEFYKTHQQYAPKTPFFNKNKFFSKLAGTNKLQQQIEAGMSEAEIKASWQEGLEAFKKTRAKYLIYEL